A stretch of the Malus domestica chromosome 08, GDT2T_hap1 genome encodes the following:
- the LOC114826281 gene encoding uncharacterized protein, producing MEQPPKFSSRHFTLFKGDEDPNMHLMHYRSAMTFYTNNDELMCKTFAAKLQGEAQDWFHTLSPSSIQNFNELSLVFIKEYSPCCSIKKKYDYLFNMKKNPKESLRTYVKRFKTKKTKIVRRDGSIACSAFQNGISAEHPLFRKLIMGGELTLAASYALAEKHALWDEAKQSCRNEQKNKHMDHSPNRDDSTPKAFTKFSVPICQILHKLRNEPWFQLPPPMKGDLTKLDQTKYCAFHQGPGHTTNDCLK from the coding sequence ATGGagcaaccaccaaagttcagcTCGAGACATTTCACCCTATTCAAGGGAGATGAAGATCCGAACATGCATTTGATGCACTACCGAAGTGCCATGACCTTTTACACCAACAATGACGAGCTCATGTGCAAAACCTTTGCTGCGAAACTCCAAGGTGAGGCACAAGACTGGTTTCACACCCTGTCGCCATCCTCAATCCAGAACTTCAATgaactttccttggttttcattAAGGAATATTCGCCCTGCTGCTCAATAAAAAAGAAGTATGACTATCTTTTCAACATGAAGAAAAACCCGAAAGAGTCGCTACGCACATATGTCAAGAggttcaagacaaagaagacaaaGATCGTCAGACGCGATGGCAGCATTGCATGCTCAGCTTTCCAGAATGGCATCTCGGCAGAACACCCTttattcagaaaattgatcatgggAGGGGAACTGACCTTGGCAGCCTCgtatgctttggcagagaagcacGCATTATGGGACGAGGCCAAGCAGTCGTGCAGGAATGAGCAAAAAAATAAGCACATGGACCATTCCCCAAACAGAGATGACTCAACGCCTAAGGCATTCACCAAGTTCTCAGTTCCGATTTGCCAAATTCTCCATAAGCTCAGGAATGAACCATGGTTTCAACTACCGCCACCCATGAAAGGTGATCTTACCAAACTGGATCAGACAAAGTATTGCGCATTTCACCAAGGGCCAGGTCACACTACCAACGACTGCCTCAAATAG